The proteins below are encoded in one region of Pseudonocardia sp. DSM 110487:
- a CDS encoding LuxR C-terminal-related transcriptional regulator: protein MDTDAHVVGQAGEVEHLERLLGRAAGGTPVVAVVEGVPGVGKTTLLRRFRARRPDVATVAVAGLAWEADRRGALARRLAADPAAPTELSGDEPGAWGEAFTECWRARAREESLLVLVDNAHQADPASLQAIASAVVRLHEGRILLLLVICTGPGVDVHPDVREVLDGLPAERVRVPPLRPDETRLLAARVAGIDLPVPVARRLADHADGVPRHLLEILRDTPPIRWSDWQTRLPAPTSVQNRVQAALEACSAQARRLVEAAAVLGTDAHLGDAAALAEVTDPIGALDEAAAAGLLVPAAGHGLDVLTFRGRLVRGAVHATLAPRRRHDLHARAAEIAGDEVDRLRHRVEGNPLPDDELAALLLDLARRKAEEGAWAVVAGALLDASRISRDRGEREDRLIQAVDALAGAGLLGQAVDALPELEALPAGPDRDAVLAYVAVQRGRRAEAAAYLDSAWRRRGSDRRAAAVVCQRHVLHALAEWDGDDLVRWAGRALEHAAPGAPAAVETRAIVGLGHAARGDIDKAFDAYRMAVAESPSGLQHQRARMGHGWLLLAQDEPEAARRELEHAVSTVRRTGSNRIALWALVWLARTRFALGDWDGALQCVDQGEILLAATDLELLRPLVHWTGVQIHALRGEPDAAERHLGLADAGTHDYTVMTVPALLARAHVAEARSDHEAVVRHLAPLAARSPRGGLDEPGFWPWHDLYADALVLTDRLADADAFLTPLEDIARTRGHRSAVARLGRVRGRLLAARGDLAGAEEAFRTARAQLEDLPLPYDRARVDLAHGLTLRRAGRRRDATAVLTPARQAFAALGAQVHVERCDRELKTARPGFRLREQDVDALTDQERTVAGLVATGLTNKEVAAAMMLSVKTVQFHLTRTYAKLGLRSRAELAAHLPRATTG, encoded by the coding sequence GTGGACACGGACGCCCACGTCGTGGGGCAGGCCGGTGAGGTGGAGCACCTCGAGCGGCTGCTCGGCCGCGCCGCCGGCGGGACCCCAGTCGTCGCCGTCGTCGAGGGCGTCCCCGGGGTCGGGAAGACCACGCTCCTGCGCCGGTTCCGGGCGCGCCGGCCCGACGTGGCGACGGTGGCGGTCGCGGGGCTCGCATGGGAGGCCGACCGCCGCGGCGCGCTGGCCCGGCGACTCGCAGCCGACCCGGCCGCACCGACCGAGCTGAGCGGCGACGAGCCCGGCGCGTGGGGCGAGGCGTTCACCGAGTGCTGGCGGGCCAGGGCACGGGAGGAGTCGCTCCTCGTGCTCGTCGACAACGCCCACCAGGCCGACCCGGCGTCGCTGCAGGCGATCGCCTCTGCGGTCGTCCGCCTGCACGAGGGACGGATCCTGCTCCTGCTCGTCATCTGCACCGGACCCGGTGTCGACGTCCATCCCGACGTGCGGGAGGTGCTCGACGGGCTACCCGCCGAGCGCGTGCGGGTGCCGCCGCTGCGGCCGGACGAGACCCGGCTGCTCGCGGCGCGCGTCGCCGGGATCGATCTTCCCGTTCCGGTCGCCCGCAGGCTCGCCGACCACGCCGACGGGGTGCCTCGTCATCTGCTGGAGATCCTGCGTGACACGCCGCCGATCCGCTGGTCGGACTGGCAGACGCGGCTGCCGGCGCCGACGTCCGTGCAGAACCGGGTACAGGCCGCGCTGGAGGCCTGCTCCGCGCAGGCCCGGCGCCTCGTCGAGGCGGCCGCGGTCCTCGGAACCGACGCGCACCTCGGCGACGCCGCGGCACTCGCCGAGGTCACCGACCCGATCGGCGCGCTCGACGAGGCGGCCGCCGCTGGCCTGCTCGTCCCCGCGGCCGGCCACGGCCTCGACGTGCTGACGTTCCGCGGCCGGCTCGTCCGCGGAGCCGTGCACGCCACCCTCGCGCCGAGGCGCCGCCACGACCTGCACGCCCGTGCGGCGGAGATCGCGGGCGACGAGGTCGACCGGCTTCGGCACCGGGTGGAGGGCAACCCGCTGCCGGACGACGAGCTCGCCGCCCTGCTGCTCGACCTCGCCCGTCGCAAGGCGGAGGAGGGCGCATGGGCGGTCGTCGCGGGCGCGCTGCTGGACGCGAGCCGGATCAGTCGTGATCGTGGCGAGCGTGAGGACCGGCTGATCCAGGCCGTCGACGCCCTCGCCGGCGCCGGCCTGCTCGGCCAGGCCGTGGACGCGCTCCCGGAGCTCGAGGCACTGCCCGCTGGCCCCGACCGGGACGCTGTGCTCGCCTACGTCGCGGTGCAACGCGGGCGCCGCGCCGAGGCCGCCGCCTACCTCGACAGCGCGTGGCGACGGCGCGGCTCCGACCGGCGGGCAGCTGCCGTGGTGTGCCAGCGCCACGTGCTGCACGCCCTCGCCGAGTGGGACGGCGACGACCTGGTCCGGTGGGCCGGTCGCGCACTGGAGCACGCCGCACCGGGCGCACCGGCCGCGGTGGAGACACGCGCTATCGTCGGGCTCGGCCACGCGGCCCGCGGCGACATCGACAAGGCCTTCGACGCCTACCGGATGGCCGTCGCCGAGAGCCCGAGCGGCCTCCAGCACCAGCGCGCCCGGATGGGGCACGGCTGGCTCCTGCTCGCCCAGGACGAGCCGGAGGCCGCCCGCCGCGAACTCGAGCACGCGGTGTCCACGGTGCGGCGCACCGGCTCCAACCGAATCGCGCTCTGGGCGCTGGTGTGGCTCGCCCGCACCCGGTTCGCCCTCGGCGACTGGGACGGCGCGCTCCAGTGCGTCGACCAGGGCGAGATCCTGCTGGCCGCCACCGACCTGGAGCTCCTGCGGCCGCTCGTGCACTGGACCGGTGTCCAGATCCACGCCCTGCGCGGGGAGCCGGACGCCGCAGAGCGCCACCTCGGCCTCGCCGACGCCGGCACCCACGACTACACCGTGATGACCGTCCCGGCCCTGCTGGCCCGCGCGCACGTCGCCGAGGCGCGCTCGGACCACGAGGCCGTGGTCCGCCACCTCGCCCCGCTCGCTGCCCGCAGCCCGCGCGGCGGCCTGGACGAACCCGGGTTCTGGCCGTGGCACGACCTCTACGCGGACGCACTGGTACTCACCGACCGCCTCGCCGACGCCGACGCGTTCCTCACCCCGCTCGAGGACATCGCCCGCACCCGCGGGCACCGCTCCGCCGTCGCACGGCTCGGCCGCGTCCGCGGGCGGCTGCTCGCCGCGCGCGGCGACCTCGCCGGTGCGGAGGAGGCTTTCCGCACGGCCCGCGCGCAGCTCGAAGACCTCCCGCTGCCCTATGACCGCGCACGCGTCGACCTCGCCCACGGCCTCACGCTGCGCCGCGCCGGGCGCCGCCGGGACGCCACGGCCGTGCTCACGCCGGCCCGCCAGGCGTTCGCGGCTCTCGGCGCACAGGTCCACGTCGAGCGCTGCGACCGGGAACTCAAGACCGCCCGCCCCGGTTTCCGGCTGCGCGAGCAGGACGTCGACGCGCTGACCGACCAGGAACGCACGGTCGCCGGGCTCGTGGCCACGGGCCTGACCAACAAAGAGGTCGCCGCGGCGATGATGCTGTCGGTCAAGACCGTGCAGTTCCACCTCACCCGCACCTACGCCAAGCTCGGCCTGCGCTCCCGCGCCGAGCTCGCCGCGCACCTCCCCCGCGCGACGACCGGCTGA
- a CDS encoding mandelate racemase/muconate lactonizing enzyme family protein — MKIVKIEAIPFAIPYRKPLRFASGEVHIADHVLVRVHSDDGVVGVAEAPPRPYTYGETQASIVAAIEGLFAPELVGLSLLEREVMHARLDRTVGNPAAKAALDMAVWDALGRTLDLPVTQLLGGWADRMRVAHMVGFAPDAEMVAEAEHVRERYGITTFKVKVGRRPVELDVRACRALRSALGPEVELYVDGNRGWTPSEAARALDAMSDLGLTLAEELCPADDVLGRRWLVGRTPVPTVADESATTPGEVTRELLGGSATMISIKTARTGFGTSQRILHQAEGLGVEVVMGNQIDGQIGTACTVAFGAAHRASSRRAGELSNFLDMADDLLTEPLQIAGGELAVRPGPGLGIEIDPDKLAHYRL; from the coding sequence ATGAAGATCGTCAAGATCGAGGCGATCCCGTTCGCGATCCCGTACCGCAAGCCGCTGAGGTTCGCGAGCGGCGAGGTGCACATCGCCGACCACGTGCTGGTGCGCGTGCACAGCGACGACGGCGTGGTCGGCGTGGCCGAGGCCCCGCCGCGCCCCTACACCTACGGGGAGACCCAGGCGTCGATCGTGGCCGCGATCGAGGGGCTGTTCGCGCCCGAGCTGGTCGGGCTGTCGCTGTTGGAGCGCGAGGTGATGCACGCCCGCCTCGACCGGACCGTCGGCAACCCGGCCGCCAAGGCTGCGCTGGACATGGCCGTCTGGGACGCCCTGGGCCGGACGCTCGACCTGCCCGTCACGCAGCTGCTCGGAGGCTGGGCGGATCGGATGCGGGTGGCCCACATGGTCGGTTTCGCCCCGGACGCCGAGATGGTCGCCGAGGCCGAGCACGTGCGCGAGCGGTACGGGATCACGACCTTCAAGGTGAAGGTCGGGCGCCGCCCGGTGGAGCTGGACGTGCGGGCTTGCCGGGCGCTGCGCTCCGCACTCGGCCCGGAGGTCGAGCTGTACGTCGACGGCAACCGCGGCTGGACGCCGTCGGAGGCGGCCAGGGCCCTGGACGCGATGTCGGACCTCGGCCTGACGCTCGCCGAGGAGCTGTGCCCGGCCGACGACGTCCTCGGCCGCCGCTGGCTCGTCGGCCGCACGCCGGTGCCGACCGTCGCCGACGAGAGCGCGACGACGCCCGGCGAGGTCACCCGGGAACTGCTCGGCGGCTCCGCGACCATGATCAGCATCAAGACGGCCCGCACCGGTTTCGGCACCTCCCAGCGGATCCTGCACCAGGCCGAAGGTCTCGGCGTCGAGGTCGTGATGGGCAACCAGATCGACGGCCAGATCGGCACCGCGTGCACGGTCGCTTTCGGCGCGGCGCACCGGGCCAGCTCCCGGCGTGCGGGCGAGCTCTCCAACTTCCTCGACATGGCCGACGACCTGCTCACCGAACCGCTGCAGATCGCAGGCGGCGAGCTGGCCGTCCGGCCCGGTCCGGGCCTCGGAATCGAGATCGACCCGGACAAGCTCGCGCACTACCGCCTCTGA
- the benB gene encoding benzoate 1,2-dioxygenase small subunit, with the protein MTTTERGAKLITQNMIEQFLYREARHLDDREFEKWLECYADDVVYWMPCWDDGDRLTEDPQRDISLIYYDNKGGLEDRVFRIRTERSSATSLPEPRTSHNISNVEVIERRGDLVDVRFNWHTMYFRYKTVDPYYGTSFYTIDFSGHSPLIRRKTVVLKNDYIHHVVDVYHF; encoded by the coding sequence ATGACGACGACCGAGCGCGGCGCGAAGCTCATCACCCAGAACATGATCGAGCAGTTCCTCTACCGCGAGGCCCGCCACCTCGACGACCGCGAGTTCGAGAAGTGGCTCGAGTGCTACGCGGACGACGTCGTGTACTGGATGCCGTGCTGGGACGACGGCGATCGGCTCACCGAGGACCCGCAGCGCGACATCTCGCTCATCTACTACGACAACAAGGGCGGGCTGGAGGACCGGGTGTTCCGGATCCGCACCGAGCGCTCCAGCGCGACCTCGCTCCCGGAGCCGCGCACCAGCCACAACATCTCGAACGTCGAGGTGATCGAGCGCCGCGGCGACCTGGTCGACGTCCGCTTCAACTGGCACACCATGTACTTCCGGTACAAGACCGTCGACCCCTACTACGGCACGTCGTTCTACACGATCGACTTCTCCGGTCACTCACCGCTGATCCGCCGCAAGACCGTGGTGCTGAAGAACGACTACATCCACCACGTGGTCGACGTCTACCACTTCTGA
- the benC gene encoding benzoate 1,2-dioxygenase electron transfer component BenC: MSHRVALAFEDGVTRFVTCAEDQTVTDASYRARINIPMDCRDGVCGTCKAFCESGEFDRGSYLEDALAPDEERAGYVLACQLTPRSDLVLQIAGTSAAARTGAATHHGTLTGLDRLSPTTVALTIEIHDREELTFLPGQYVNIAVPGTEESRSYSFSNAPADQALTFLVKLTPGGVMSEYLEHRARVGDEISFTGPHGSFFLRESDAPLLLLAGGTGLAPILSILRTLDAAGSTRPVRLLYGATTDDDVVELATIERLASTIPNLSWDYCVADPSTSAKHQGYVTGLIEPEHLHDGATAVYLCGPPAMVDAVRGHFTDRDIVPSGFFYERFAPAAPLAVSTDEAPTIVTKSPVPLGDTGLLVLAGEGRTVTGQLVLPATELAAVGASAGRSPDGARGICGQAVFPGRSGSGEGTVLTLDDGDDLVAAGARSVTGQEAFPATGLAPITPPPAAEHRPRFVTPGRFDRKVVVVTGAAQGIGRAVGERAAAEGGLIVLVDRSPLVHEVADGLLADGAKALAVVADLEEFAAADEALREARDWQGRIDVLVNNVGGAINFKPYTEFTEAEIAAEIRRSLMPTLWCCRAVLPGMVERGGGVIVNVSSVATRGIHRIPYSAAKGGINALTASLAMEYADAGVRVVASAPGGTDAPPRRIPRGNSVPQNAQEAAWYQAHQDQTIASSLLKRYGTLDEQAAAILFLASDEASYVTGSVLPVGGGDLG, encoded by the coding sequence ATGTCTCACCGAGTTGCACTCGCGTTCGAGGACGGCGTCACCCGGTTCGTCACGTGCGCCGAGGACCAGACCGTCACCGACGCCTCCTACCGGGCGCGCATCAACATCCCGATGGACTGCCGGGACGGCGTCTGCGGCACCTGCAAGGCGTTCTGCGAGTCCGGCGAGTTCGACCGCGGCTCCTACCTCGAGGACGCCCTCGCGCCGGACGAGGAACGTGCGGGCTACGTGCTGGCCTGCCAGCTCACGCCGCGGTCGGACCTCGTGCTGCAGATCGCCGGCACGTCCGCGGCCGCGCGCACCGGGGCCGCGACCCACCACGGCACGCTGACCGGGCTGGACCGGCTCTCGCCGACCACCGTGGCGCTGACGATCGAGATCCACGACCGGGAGGAGCTGACCTTCCTCCCCGGCCAGTACGTGAACATCGCCGTACCGGGCACCGAGGAGTCCCGCTCGTACTCCTTCAGCAACGCCCCGGCCGACCAGGCGCTGACGTTCCTGGTCAAGCTGACCCCCGGCGGGGTCATGTCCGAGTACCTGGAGCACCGCGCACGGGTCGGCGACGAGATCAGCTTCACCGGCCCGCACGGGAGCTTCTTCCTGCGCGAGTCGGACGCGCCGCTGCTGCTGCTCGCGGGCGGCACCGGGCTCGCGCCGATCCTGTCGATCCTGCGCACGCTGGACGCCGCCGGCAGCACCCGGCCGGTACGCCTGCTCTACGGCGCCACCACCGACGACGACGTGGTCGAGCTGGCGACGATCGAACGGCTGGCCTCCACCATCCCGAACCTGAGCTGGGACTACTGCGTCGCCGACCCGAGCACCAGCGCGAAGCACCAGGGATACGTGACAGGCCTGATCGAGCCGGAGCACCTGCACGACGGCGCCACCGCTGTCTACCTCTGCGGCCCGCCTGCCATGGTCGACGCCGTTCGCGGCCACTTCACCGATCGAGACATCGTGCCCAGCGGGTTCTTCTACGAGAGGTTCGCGCCGGCCGCCCCGCTCGCCGTCTCCACCGATGAGGCGCCGACCATCGTCACGAAGTCGCCCGTGCCACTGGGCGACACGGGGCTCCTCGTCCTCGCAGGCGAGGGCCGCACCGTCACCGGCCAGCTCGTGCTGCCGGCCACGGAGCTCGCGGCCGTTGGTGCCTCGGCTGGGCGGTCCCCGGACGGCGCTCGCGGGATCTGCGGGCAGGCGGTGTTCCCCGGGAGGTCGGGCAGCGGCGAAGGCACGGTCCTGACGCTGGACGACGGCGACGACCTGGTCGCGGCCGGCGCTCGTTCGGTGACAGGGCAGGAGGCGTTCCCGGCGACAGGGCTCGCGCCGATCACCCCGCCGCCTGCGGCCGAGCACCGGCCGCGGTTCGTCACCCCCGGGCGCTTCGACCGGAAGGTCGTTGTGGTGACCGGGGCCGCGCAGGGCATCGGCCGCGCCGTCGGCGAGCGGGCGGCGGCCGAGGGCGGGCTGATCGTGCTCGTCGACCGATCGCCGCTGGTGCACGAGGTCGCCGACGGCCTGCTCGCGGACGGCGCCAAGGCCCTCGCGGTCGTGGCGGACCTGGAGGAGTTCGCCGCCGCCGACGAGGCGCTGCGCGAGGCGCGCGACTGGCAGGGCCGGATCGACGTGCTCGTCAACAACGTGGGCGGCGCCATCAACTTCAAGCCGTACACCGAGTTCACCGAGGCCGAGATCGCCGCGGAGATCCGCCGCTCCCTCATGCCGACCCTGTGGTGCTGCCGCGCGGTCCTGCCCGGCATGGTGGAGCGGGGCGGCGGAGTGATCGTCAACGTGTCGTCGGTGGCGACGCGGGGGATCCACCGCATCCCGTATTCGGCGGCCAAGGGCGGGATCAACGCGCTGACCGCGTCCCTCGCCATGGAGTACGCCGACGCCGGGGTCCGGGTGGTCGCGAGCGCCCCCGGCGGCACCGACGCCCCACCGCGGCGCATCCCCCGCGGTAACTCCGTTCCGCAGAACGCGCAGGAGGCGGCCTGGTACCAGGCCCACCAGGACCAGACGATCGCGTCCTCGCTGCTCAAGCGATATGGCACGCTCGACGAGCAGGCGGCGGCGATCCTGTTCCTCGCCTCCGACGAGGCGTCCTACGTGACGGGCAGCGTGCTGCCGGTGGGCGGCGGCGATCTAGGCTGA
- a CDS encoding amidohydrolase, with translation MTGRYAGPVVDCHHHVWRPRDLPWLAEGNVPRIFGPHEPIRRDYLIDEYVQDAKSVGIVESVYVQTNWPMDRAVDEVRWLAEVHRESGWPSAVVGSADLFSPDAMSVLRAQAAVSPLVRGTRLQLHWHPREEFRFAAAPDALLDPVLVRNVGRLAELGWLFELQVFADQMPAAAELVAACPDTTFVLVHAGMLVDAGDEDEVARWTRGMRALAAQPNVVVKLTGQGTFVHRVDPGLIGFVAEHVLALFGPRRAMFGSNFPVEKLWTAMPPLVDAWRDALSSRSAEEQQWIFADNARRVYGLSA, from the coding sequence ATGACTGGGCGCTACGCAGGCCCCGTCGTGGACTGCCACCACCACGTCTGGCGACCGCGCGACCTGCCATGGCTCGCCGAGGGGAACGTGCCCCGGATCTTCGGCCCGCACGAACCCATCCGACGCGACTACCTCATCGACGAGTACGTGCAGGACGCGAAGAGCGTCGGAATCGTCGAGTCGGTGTACGTGCAGACCAACTGGCCGATGGACCGCGCCGTGGACGAGGTGCGGTGGCTCGCCGAGGTCCACCGCGAGTCGGGGTGGCCGTCTGCCGTGGTCGGGTCGGCGGACCTGTTCAGCCCGGACGCGATGTCGGTGCTGCGTGCACAGGCGGCCGTCTCCCCGCTGGTCCGGGGCACGCGGCTGCAGCTGCACTGGCACCCGCGGGAGGAGTTCCGCTTCGCGGCCGCGCCCGATGCCCTGCTCGACCCGGTGCTCGTGCGGAACGTCGGCCGGCTCGCCGAGCTCGGCTGGCTCTTCGAGCTGCAGGTCTTCGCCGACCAGATGCCGGCCGCCGCCGAGCTCGTGGCCGCGTGCCCCGACACGACGTTCGTGCTGGTGCACGCGGGCATGCTCGTCGACGCAGGCGACGAGGACGAGGTCGCCCGCTGGACGAGAGGCATGCGAGCGCTCGCCGCGCAGCCCAACGTGGTCGTCAAGCTGACCGGGCAGGGCACGTTCGTGCATCGCGTCGACCCCGGCCTGATCGGGTTCGTCGCGGAGCACGTGCTCGCGCTGTTCGGCCCGCGGCGGGCGATGTTCGGCAGCAACTTCCCCGTCGAGAAGCTCTGGACCGCGATGCCCCCGCTCGTCGACGCGTGGCGCGACGCCCTGTCCTCGAGGTCTGCAGAGGAACAGCAATGGATCTTCGCCGACAACGCCCGCCGCGTGTACGGCCTGTCTGCCTGA
- a CDS encoding LysR substrate-binding domain-containing protein — MEIRQLRYFVTVAQTRHFGQAAERLHMAQSPLSQAIRQLESQVGATLFNRTTRRVDLTPAGEAFLRDAERILASVETAKERVQRIGAGHSGVLRVGCTGLAAYRHLPQLARIAARELPDLILRFVPDLLTPAQEEALAEDRIDLAVLRPPLRRSGLASREIASEQLVLAVGQQHRLAGDALVALAELRDEDFVGFARPDSVVNAVVTQACLATGFLPRRSHEAAETAIVLTLVAAGLGVALLPESVLALRVEGVRYLAVADDAHVDLAMAWRRDDLNPALARLVEALEANGFVPPEPLDTPSGVVR; from the coding sequence ATGGAGATCCGTCAGCTGCGCTACTTCGTGACGGTCGCCCAGACCCGGCACTTCGGGCAGGCGGCCGAGCGGCTGCACATGGCCCAGTCGCCGCTCTCGCAGGCGATCCGGCAGCTGGAGTCGCAGGTCGGGGCCACGCTGTTCAACCGGACCACGCGCCGCGTCGACCTCACGCCCGCAGGCGAGGCGTTCCTGCGGGACGCGGAGCGGATCCTCGCCTCGGTCGAGACCGCCAAGGAGCGGGTGCAGCGCATCGGTGCGGGGCACAGCGGCGTGCTGCGCGTCGGGTGCACCGGGCTGGCCGCCTACCGGCACCTGCCGCAGCTCGCCCGGATCGCCGCGCGTGAGCTGCCGGACCTCATCCTGCGGTTCGTGCCGGACCTGCTCACGCCGGCGCAGGAGGAGGCGCTCGCCGAGGACCGCATCGACCTGGCCGTGCTGCGGCCGCCGCTGCGCCGCTCCGGGCTCGCATCGCGCGAGATCGCCAGTGAGCAACTGGTGCTCGCGGTCGGCCAGCAGCACCGGCTCGCCGGAGACGCGCTCGTCGCGCTCGCCGAGCTGCGCGACGAGGACTTCGTCGGTTTTGCGCGTCCCGACTCCGTCGTGAACGCCGTGGTCACGCAGGCCTGCCTCGCCACGGGGTTCCTGCCGCGCCGCAGCCACGAGGCCGCCGAGACGGCGATCGTGCTCACCCTCGTCGCCGCCGGGCTCGGCGTGGCGCTGCTGCCGGAGTCGGTGCTCGCGTTGCGCGTCGAGGGCGTCCGGTACCTCGCGGTCGCCGACGACGCGCACGTCGACCTCGCCATGGCCTGGCGCCGCGACGACCTCAACCCCGCACTCGCGCGGCTGGTCGAGGCCCTGGAGGCCAACGGGTTCGTCCCGCCGGAACCGCTCGACACCCCGTCGGGAGTCGTCCGATGA
- a CDS encoding TIGR03086 family metal-binding protein, which produces MTVAPVLDPRPLFARSLDQTEQQIAAVRPDELSNRTPCADYDVRALLGHVVAVLHKIARVGAGVDARDVPDVINGIDDDGWVRAFTRARGEVERVWADDSTLDRMVTLPWATLPGRVALDAYTHEFTVHSWDLAHATDRLAELDPDLAAQALEAFPKFAPPEERSGQGPFGPVVPVPDDADVYTRLASYLGRRPSAG; this is translated from the coding sequence ATGACGGTAGCGCCGGTCCTCGATCCACGTCCGCTCTTCGCTCGGTCACTGGACCAGACCGAGCAACAGATCGCGGCGGTTCGCCCCGATGAGCTGAGCAACCGCACTCCCTGCGCCGACTACGACGTTCGCGCGCTGCTCGGGCACGTGGTCGCGGTGCTGCACAAGATCGCCCGCGTCGGCGCGGGAGTCGACGCGCGCGATGTCCCGGACGTGATCAACGGCATCGACGACGACGGTTGGGTCCGCGCATTCACCCGGGCCCGCGGCGAGGTCGAGCGGGTGTGGGCCGACGACTCGACGCTCGACCGCATGGTCACGCTGCCGTGGGCCACGCTGCCCGGCCGGGTCGCTCTCGACGCGTACACGCATGAGTTCACCGTCCATTCATGGGATCTGGCGCACGCCACTGATCGGCTCGCCGAACTCGATCCCGACCTTGCCGCACAGGCACTCGAAGCGTTCCCGAAGTTCGCGCCGCCGGAGGAGCGCAGCGGACAGGGCCCATTCGGGCCGGTCGTGCCGGTGCCCGACGATGCCGACGTGTACACCCGGCTGGCCTCCTACCTGGGGCGCCGACCGTCCGCAGGGTGA
- the benA gene encoding benzoate 1,2-dioxygenase large subunit yields the protein MTATADVFHAREVLAHAVVEDPEGGIYRANRRIFTDEEIFELEMAHIFEGNWIYLAHESQLPNPGDYFTTYIGRQPVVITRDAGGELHCLINACAHRGAMLCRRKTDNRPTLTCPFHGWTFRNDGKLLKVKDPDGAGYPASFDTDGSHNLTKVARFDSYRGFLFGSLNPDVLPLSEHLGDTTKVIDMLVDQSPDGLEVLRGSSTYTFDGNWKVQAENGADGYHVTATHWNYAATTARRGTGQSKNQTKALDAGGWGKSGGGYWSYPHGHLCLWTWAANPQDRPLWDRMEDLKREFGEAKGEFMVKGSRNLCLYPNVYLMDQFSTQIRHFRPIAPDKTEVTIYCIAPKGESAEARAHRIRQYEDFFNASGMATPDDLEEFRSCQLTFQATAAPWNDMSRGAEHWLTGPDEVAKSLGMDGVVSAGVRNEDEGLFTVQHGYWRDTLRTAIEERA from the coding sequence ATGACCGCCACTGCAGACGTGTTCCACGCCCGCGAGGTGCTCGCCCATGCCGTCGTCGAGGACCCCGAGGGCGGCATCTACCGCGCCAACCGCCGGATCTTCACCGACGAGGAGATCTTCGAGCTGGAGATGGCGCACATCTTCGAGGGCAACTGGATCTACCTCGCCCACGAGAGCCAACTGCCGAATCCCGGCGACTACTTCACGACCTACATCGGCCGCCAGCCCGTCGTGATCACCCGGGACGCCGGCGGCGAGCTGCACTGCCTGATCAACGCCTGCGCGCACCGCGGCGCGATGCTCTGCCGCCGCAAGACCGACAACCGGCCCACCCTGACCTGCCCGTTCCACGGCTGGACGTTCCGCAACGACGGCAAGCTCCTCAAGGTCAAGGACCCCGACGGCGCCGGCTACCCCGCCTCGTTCGACACGGACGGCTCCCACAATCTCACGAAGGTCGCCCGGTTCGACTCCTACCGCGGGTTCCTGTTCGGCAGCCTCAACCCGGACGTCCTGCCGCTCTCCGAGCACCTCGGCGACACCACCAAGGTCATCGACATGTTGGTCGACCAGTCGCCGGATGGCCTGGAGGTGCTGCGCGGCAGCTCGACCTACACGTTCGACGGCAACTGGAAGGTGCAGGCCGAGAACGGCGCCGACGGCTACCACGTCACCGCCACCCACTGGAACTACGCGGCCACTACCGCGCGGCGCGGCACCGGCCAGTCGAAGAACCAGACCAAGGCCCTCGACGCGGGCGGCTGGGGCAAGTCCGGAGGCGGCTACTGGTCGTACCCGCACGGGCACCTGTGCCTGTGGACGTGGGCGGCGAACCCGCAGGACCGGCCGTTGTGGGACCGCATGGAGGACCTGAAGCGCGAGTTCGGCGAGGCCAAGGGCGAGTTCATGGTCAAGGGCAGCCGTAACCTGTGCCTCTACCCGAACGTGTACCTGATGGACCAGTTCTCGACGCAGATCCGGCACTTCCGCCCGATCGCGCCGGACAAGACCGAGGTCACGATCTACTGCATCGCCCCCAAAGGTGAGAGCGCGGAGGCTCGGGCCCACCGGATCCGGCAGTACGAGGACTTCTTCAACGCCTCCGGCATGGCCACACCCGACGATCTGGAGGAGTTCCGCTCCTGCCAGCTCACCTTCCAGGCCACGGCGGCGCCGTGGAACGACATGAGCCGCGGTGCCGAGCACTGGCTCACCGGCCCCGACGAGGTGGCGAAGTCCCTCGGGATGGACGGCGTGGTCTCCGCCGGCGTGCGCAACGAGGACGAGGGCCTCTTCACGGTCCAGCACGGCTACTGGCGGGACACCCTCCGCACCGCGATCGAGGAGCGGGCATGA
- a CDS encoding YciI family protein gives MPLFVLTYGYNDTPQRSERRADHLAHLERLSADGAVVAAGPLADLSGGIIVLQAEDEASAQQLVEQDPYTKHGVTKDRTLQEWKVTVGSLAG, from the coding sequence GTGCCCCTGTTCGTTCTCACCTACGGCTACAACGACACGCCGCAGCGCAGCGAGCGCCGCGCTGATCACCTCGCCCACCTGGAGCGGCTGAGCGCCGACGGCGCCGTCGTGGCCGCAGGCCCCCTGGCGGACCTGAGCGGCGGCATCATCGTCCTGCAGGCCGAGGACGAGGCGAGCGCACAGCAGCTCGTGGAGCAGGACCCGTACACGAAGCACGGCGTCACGAAGGACCGCACCCTGCAGGAGTGGAAGGTGACGGTCGGTTCGCTCGCCGGTTGA